GCGCGGCAGGGCGCCGGGGCCGGGCGCGGCGCCCACCGGGTCAGGGGCGTCGGGGCGGCCCGCGATGCGCTCCAGCGCGGCCCGGCGGCCGGCCGGCGTCGCGACGCCGAACCCGCCCTTGCGCAGCACGGAGAGGAAGCCGTCCCACAGGTTCGGCTCGGCGTGCCTGCGGCGCAGCCGCGCGGCCTCCGCGTCGCTCAGGCCCTCGGGCAGCGCCTCACGGTCGGCCCACGCCGCCCCGGAGACCACCTCGATCTCGCGGTACTGCGCGGACTGCGCGCCGCTCGCCGTGCCGAGCCGGCCGCGGAACGCGAGGAACTCGCCGGCCGGCATCGTGCGCAGCGGACGGAGCCCGTCGATGAGGGTGCGGCCGATCTCCAGGCAGCGGGCGAGGCGGAGGCGGGCCCGCCGCGGTTCCCCGTCGAGCATCAGGTCGCGGGCGTCGTCGAGTTCGGCGAGCAGCTGGGCGAACCACAGCTCCTGCGTCTGGTGGACGGTGATGAACAGCCGCTCGTCGTGCACGCGGGCGGCGGAGGGGGTCTGGAGGGAGAGGAGTTCCGGGATGCGCAGGTAACGCGCGTAGGTGAGGCCCGGGTCGGGGCCGGCCGCCCGGCCGGCGGCCTCGTCGCGCACGTCGGCGGTCTCAGTCATCGCCGCCCTCCGGCTCGCTCAGCCCGTGGGCGGCGAACGCCTCGGGCACGCCCGGCAGGTCGAACGCCCCGGCCTGCGCGGCCAGTCGGACGGTGGCCCGGGAGACGGTCCTGATGCGCGCGGTCACCGCGCTCTCGCCGTAGGCGTCGGCGAGCACGGCGCGGCTGCGTTCCTCGTCGAGACCCGCGAGCCGCAGGGAGGTGTGCACCGGGCCCAGGTCCCAGTCGAGGGCGGCACGGATCATCGCGGGCAGCGCGCGACCGGCCGCGATGCGTCTGTGCCGGTCGAGCCGCGCCCATAACTCAAGGAAGAAGGCGGAGAAGAAGCGGTGGTGGCGGCCCTCGTCGCGGGCGTGGTCGCGCATGAGGTCGCGGACGGTGCTGACGACGCACGGGTCCTGCGGGACCTCGTTGAGCACGGCGGTGATCAGCGTCTCGAACACGACGGCCTGCAACTGCCCGGCCAGCAGCGGATCATCGGGCAGCAGGGCCTGCCCCGCGGCCTGGAGCGCGGTGACGAAGCCGCCGTAGTCGACGTCGGGCACGGGGATGCCGGTGACGCGCGCGATCTGGTCGGCCAGGTCGAGGCTGTAGAGGGCGTGGTAGCCCTCGTCGCAGTACACCTTGAACGCGTCCATGCGCAGCCCGGTGGGGAAGTCCATGCCGGCGCGGCCGTTGGCGACGGGCTCGGCCGCGCCGTTGACGACGCGCGTCTCCAGGTGGGTGGTGGCGTGCAGGAACTGGTAGAGGTGGCGGACGGTCAACTCGCGCACGGCGTGCGGCGGCAGCGCGCGCACCTCGGGGTGGTCGAGGTGCGGCACGAGGGCTTCGGGGAAGAAGACCCGGCCCGCCTCCGTTTCGGCGTGGAACACGCGCCGGACGCCGCCGCGGACGCCCGCGGCCTCGT
Above is a genomic segment from Streptomyces marincola containing:
- a CDS encoding tryptophan 2,3-dioxygenase family protein, which codes for MTETADVRDEAAGRAAGPDPGLTYARYLRIPELLSLQTPSAARVHDERLFITVHQTQELWFAQLLAELDDARDLMLDGEPRRARLRLARCLEIGRTLIDGLRPLRTMPAGEFLAFRGRLGTASGAQSAQYREIEVVSGAAWADREALPEGLSDAEAARLRRRHAEPNLWDGFLSVLRKGGFGVATPAGRRAALERIAGRPDAPDPVGAAPGPGALPRLGDVLGELAELATALLDYDTMWAEWRTAHILLVERQIGARSGTGGSSGAPYLRMGVGRRFFPELWDAVAPGPLAAVP
- a CDS encoding diiron oxygenase produces the protein MTTAPGPLDRWYEAAGVRGGVRRVFHAETEAGRVFFPEALVPHLDHPEVRALPPHAVRELTVRHLYQFLHATTHLETRVVNGAAEPVANGRAGMDFPTGLRMDAFKVYCDEGYHALYSLDLADQIARVTGIPVPDVDYGGFVTALQAAGQALLPDDPLLAGQLQAVVFETLITAVLNEVPQDPCVVSTVRDLMRDHARDEGRHHRFFSAFFLELWARLDRHRRIAAGRALPAMIRAALDWDLGPVHTSLRLAGLDEERSRAVLADAYGESAVTARIRTVSRATVRLAAQAGAFDLPGVPEAFAAHGLSEPEGGDD